The DNA region CTTTCTGTTATTTTACTGAGACTAAAGGGTCTGCTTTCTTGGTGCTCATAAATCAAGGCTTTGTAGTGAGGTAACTGTGGTATCTAGTGAATCTAAACCAGAGCTGGGATGCAGTCTAAAACCGGGGCAGATATCGCAGGCCCCGCACCACCACACGATGCTCCCTTAGTCCCTTCCACGCTGAGGTAACCCTGCGAGGCCCGAAGGCCTCTCCAGGAGGGGCCCGGAGGACATGACCCTCTCTGCCAACCCAGCTCCCGGACCGGCCGCACACGGAGGCAGGAGGATGCGCCTGGGCTCTGTGGCGACCTCCGGAACCGCGAGTGCTGCGCTGACAGACCGCTCGCTCCCCGAGAGGGGCGGCCATTTTGTGGGGCTGTGCCTCCCCCACCCCGAGGCGGGCCCCGCCCCCTGGACTgcagcgcgccggggggccgcggggggcgccaGAGCGCCGGGCCGGCGTGGGAGGGGGCGACGCCCCTCTCCCCCCGGAGCGCCACCATGCCGCTCTCAAGATggcggcgggagcggagccggTCCCGCCGCGTCCGTCCGTGCGATTGGCTGCCTCCGACCGCCGTGCGCCGTGCGCCGTCCCCATGGCAACGCGCGTTgccaggcggggcggggcggcgggtgcGCGCGCGCCCCTGCGGCCCgcgctggggggtgggggggcggagCTCCAGACGCTTCCGGGTTGGCCCCAGCGGTGACGTGTCGGCGGTCTGACGGCGCTGGGCGGCAGGTGGCGGCAGGGGCCGCGCGCGGGACGGGCACTTCCGGTGAGccacgggaccccccccccctcccgccccgctcaCCTCAGGGCGAGCGGGGGCGCCCCCCCAGGGTTGCCCCGGCAACGCGctccgcggggggaggggcggcgcggtCGTGCTCCGCCCCTTCCCCCCGGCCCTGTCAGGGCCCCCCCCAAAATGCTGGGCCGGCGCCACGGCCGCAGCACCCCGGCGGCTGTGTCCGCCCTAAGGTTGTGCCCTCGAGCGCGGCCGTGCGTTTCGCGGTGCCGCGAGAGGGTTGGCGGGCGCGGTCCCACGCCGCGCGGCGGGTAACGGACCGCGCGTGTCTAACGCGTTAGGGCATCGCCGGGAGCGCGAAGGCAAGCTGCCCGCCGCGCAGTCGTGCGTAGATAGCATGTGGGGAGGATGTGTCTGTAGCTGCCTCCAAAGGTCACCGCTTTGATGTGGTGTGGAAGTATCCAATGTGACTGTGCATTTGGTACAAGTGAAGAATGAGTGAAACTGAGATGTATTTGCTCACTAAtgtctgaaattaaaaatgtatacatGGAGATTCGTGTATGGGAAATAATGAGACTTCTGCAGAAAATGAATTGTGAAAAGCTTTACGTAGCTCCCAAGATAGGAGATAATCATCAAAAAGTTAGATAACTTGCTATGAAATCAAGAAAGAAATTGAAATATTTAATGGTCTTAGAGAATAAAACCACAGATATCTTTAGAAGTTATGGTGATAGACAGGTAGAACATGTAAAGAGTCAGTTTCCAGAATGGACCATATTTTGTTCTCTGCATTGGAAAAACTGTATGTTTATGGGTTTTGAAACATGCAACATTTGAACTTGAGgattttttcctgtctctcacTCAGAGCAGAGAATGAGAAAGACTTGAAATATTCTTCCTCTTCagtataaaaaagaaacagagagcatcatttgaaattcaaaaaaaaaaaaaaaagagagagagagagagagaagggttaACAAGGGTCACAGGTTAGCTCTCTACAATTGTCTATTGAGATCACTGGTTTGTTgggttttattctttcatttcaggCAGTTTGGAATAAGCAGAGTTTCAGACCAAAAGATTCCATCTAACCAAAACAATGTTTGCAGACTTGGACTATGATATTGAAGAAGATAAACTGTGAGTACTTCATTTGTCTTTTGCTATTTTTTGCTAACAGTAAACATAGTGCTAACAGCTGCAGCCAAGACCTAATGGGAACAGATAGATTTACCTTTTCCTGATGGTGTGTGCTAAAGAGTCAGACGGCGGTCCTGATTTCTTGCTCTCTGGAGATTGGGGATGAGGTATTGCTGTGCTGATGAACAGAGGGGAATGCTTTCTGTCGCTCTGCAATGACTACTGTGAGTTTCTGATTGCAAAACAGTGCTGACAAATCTTCAGTAGATTAGTGACCTTAGCTAGAGAAGAAATGACTTATaatggagaaaaggaaataagcaggaagaaatggagagaaactcTGGAATCCTTAGGTCTATAAGGAGAATAACACTAGAATTTTCTTAGCAAGTAAAAGGTTTTATGAGGTTAGCAGAGAATTTGACATGGAGTACTTGTCTTACATCTCATTTGTGAATATTTTCCTCTCACTCTAGCGCAAAGACCAGATGAAATACTCTCTAAAACTTGCAAGCATTTCCTCTCTGTTTAGCAGTGGATGAAGGTATCTCTACCACCTTTTCTCACATGCAGTCACAAGAAAGATAGCCCTGAaggtttttctgctgctctgtgctgaTAGACTCTATAGCAGAAATAATGTGATTAATTCAAATGTACAGTACTCACTATATTTTCAGTTTGTATTGACTCAGATACCATGATTCTTCCATACAAATATAGCTGTGCTTACACTGTCTGctattcattctctctctctctctcattctagTGGGATACCCACTGTTCCTGGGACAGTAACCTTGAAGAAGGACTCTCAGAATCTGATTGGAATCAGCATTGGGGGAGGAGCACAGTACTGCCCCTGTCTCTATATTGTCCAGGTGGGTGCTCAGGGAAGAATAATAAATGGTCTTGGTAAAAATGTTGGCCTGAGAGATGGATCATGTGGAGAGtcctgtgatttttgtttttatcaaaGCGTGAACCGTCTCACTTCCCAATAAATAAGAACTTGTTACCCTAGTATCTAATAGGCATGGAAGAATTAAATTAAGACTTCTGAAATTATCCTTCTCCTTGGAGAACATGTTAGAATTCAGAGGAATGGTGTGGCAGCCTCAATTTCAAAAAATCCAATGCTTAAGGGGACACGTCATGGAGACTACACATTCCTGAGAGAACAAGATGATCAGCCCACCTCTGAgttaggagaggaggaaaaaaacaagactTCACCATGAACAGTACTAAATACAACTGAGTTAAATAGGAGGAATAGAAATGTCTCTTCTGCTGTCCTCCCTATTTCCTTCTTCAGCCCTCTATtcacttttctcttcctcctgatTCCAGACTACCTGtgctctttctcctctctgctaGGTATTTGATAACACTCCAGCTGCCTTAGATGGAACGGTAGCAGCTGGTGATGAAATCACAGGAGTGAATGGGAAGTCCGTCAAAGGGAAGACCAAGGTGGAGGTGGCCAAGATGATACAGATGGTAAAGGTGAGAGGTAGGAGGGGGGCCACTGGAGCTGCTGGGTCATGGTTTACAGGTTGTTGTCCTTCAGTAAAGGAGGCTGTTGCTGCTTGCTTCCAGTACAACAGTTTTGGATTTGCTCTTCCTACAGGGAGAAGTGACGATTCACTACAACAAGCTTCAGGCTGACCCAAAGCAGGGCAAGTCCTTGGATATTGGTAAGACTCGTTTCTTTCTCCTTAGAGGGTTAAAGTGAAAGGTTGAGTTTTGTACAACCATTGATTTTATAGGGCAGAGGGgaggctttatttttaaaataaagcgtGTGCTTTGAAGTAAGCCTACACAGCTGTCTCCTTCATATGGTCTACCTTCCTCACCTTCCTAAAAGCTCTATCTATTCTTTTTACTTTCGTTCCTTTTCAATGATTAAGGTGCTAATGAATTGAAAGGGGTTCAGGGAAATGCTGAGGCTTGGGATGGATTTCTGGGGAAACAGAAGTGCAGCAGGAATATGGAATATTTTCCAGAGGTGCTAAATATCTGTGGCTTCAGCTGACATTCCTGGAAGCTGCAGGTGCTTGGCACCCCTGCAAGTTTGCCTCTAAATGCGTATAGCTGAGTCATCTGATTTCAAAAAGGGCAAAATTGTCTTTAGTAATTTGTAGGATATGACCACTAAAGACAGAAGTGAATTCTTAGGCATGACAAAAGGGTTTAACAATGAACAATAAATTAATATTAAGCAAAGGAATACCTTTGAGTATTAAGTCCTACTTGTCTTGCTGTCAACCTGGTCTCCTGACTTTAGATGAAGTAGTACAGAATGTATCATAAGCAAAGCTGAGTTCCAGATATCACAATAGGTAGCTTATAACGAAGAGATTTAGTGGAATAGTCTTCCAAAGGAAGTGGTAAGGTCGTGCTGATTGAAGTAGGTAGGATGTGGGAGCAGAACAGATAGGATAGAAGATGTTCTATGCACAACTGAGCCTAATGTCTGGTTTCTATGGTACCCTTTTTCTGCTCACTACCTCAATATTGAGTTAAGCTTGGGCTAACCAACCTATTTGATGCCTAAGAAATTGGTGAAGTAAGTTCATCATAACCCTGATCCTGGATCTCTCTTTTGGCCTTTAGTATTGAAGAAAGTAAAGCACCGACTGGTAGAGAACATGAGCTCAGGGACAGCAGATGCCCTGGGGTTAAGCCGAGCCATACTTTGCAATGGTAAGTATTgtgcaggaaaacatttttcttaaggGAACACTTACTGTCTTGCACTTGCTAAGTTTTTATAGTTTCTTACATGTTCCACATTATTCCTTCAGGATTCTTTCCTTTTGCCATACTTAATTGCCGCAATTGCCTCTGCCTCTTCCCGAGGGATATATCATGTCGTTGGGGCCATTTAAATGTTAGCTAAGGTCAAATTAATTTCAAGTGGGGACCCACTTGGTGAACGTTGATAGTTGATGGCCCCACACTATAAAACCACTttgcagttattttaaaaagcttcccATGTTGGACCAGAGGAGAGGCTTTGGAGGTGAGAAAAAATTGAACCAAAGATATGAAATCTGTGTTTTTCCAGTCAGTCAGGTCTGGATTTGAGTATTTAATTCTGTTTCCTTTTAGATGGATTGGTAAAGAGATTGGAGGAGCTGGAAAGGACTGCAGAGTTATACAAAGGTAAACTGTGTCTTCCACCAGACACCAGATAGGAGGGCAGGATGCATCTGTTATGTTTTAGTGAAATGACTTGaatgttttttctgtctttcatcaCAGGCTTGACAGAACACACGAAGAGTCTTCTTAGAGCTTTCTTTGAACTATCCCAGACACACAGAGGTAAAGAGTCTGAGTGAAGGGAGCAGAAATCTTTGACGTCCAATTTCAGGAGTTTTAGTCACAAAAGTAAAAGTCAGAGCAAAAGTAAATATTGCAGGAATAAGCTGCGACGGGCTGCCCTCCTGGCATTAGTGGCCACTCTGCTAACACAGGCCCTGTCTTTCATGTGAGATATTGAAGAAATGCCCTGCCAACCTCTTGTCTTTAGGGAATATGTAACATCATCCCCCTAGCCAAGTGTAAGGTTATCAGAAGGAGTTTTAATGTTGGAAGCAAGATTCTTCTCCAGGGCCAAACCCTTCTTGCCTCTGTTTGTATTTATTGCCCTCATCCAGCATTTGGAGATGTTTTCTCTGTCATTGGTGTACGGGAGCCACAACCAGCTGCTAGTGAAGCCTTTGTGAAATTTGCTGATGCCCATCGCAACATTGAGAAGTTTGGAATTCGCCTTCTGAAAACAATTAAACCGGTAAAGAATTTAACCCTAGGAGAAGGGGTCTGGAGAGGAAGGAAATCTAGAAAGACAGAAACCTGACTTTGAAGGTGTAGTCTTAAAACTCATTGTAGGAAAAACTGTCTTTATCTGCTTTTCTTCAAGTTCTTCATAAAGAACCTTAGCGTTTAAATAGTGAATATCTCAATCTGCTGTGTTATTTGAGCCTGACATATAGACTTGTCCTTCTGACTGTTGCACATGAAAATACTCCTATCCTTTTCTTTTGGGGCTGAGAGGGTAGTTAGATCAACATAGCCCTTACAGTCCTTTCCCCAACATTGGTACCCATTATTAAAAGATGTCATTAATTTAAAAGAGTTTAGATAAGCAGTCCAAGATTAAAGGATTTCAATGAGTATGTTTGAATGAGAGTCTCTAGGAGATCTATCCATTTAGTTTAGCAAAGAGAATGTTAAATGTTGATTTGAACAGCGTGTTAAGTGCCATGTTGGATGAACAATATTGGATATTGGACCTTTGAATCTAGGGAGAACAATTTCCAGGACTATCTGAAAATGAAGCCAGATGAGTTGAAAGGAGACAAATTCAGACTAGAAGTGAGGCGTGTATTTCCAGCACTGGAAGAATCACTTGCCAGTGACTGTAATGAATGCTCTAACCATGACAATTTTGAATGGAGatcaaacattttctttcaaatatgcTCTAGCTCAGAAAAGAGTTAACTCGAGGCAGTCTCATGACCTGTGCTGCTTAGAAGGTTG from Apteryx mantelli isolate bAptMan1 chromosome 1, bAptMan1.hap1, whole genome shotgun sequence includes:
- the PICK1 gene encoding PRKCA-binding protein: MFADLDYDIEEDKLGIPTVPGTVTLKKDSQNLIGISIGGGAQYCPCLYIVQVFDNTPAALDGTVAAGDEITGVNGKSVKGKTKVEVAKMIQMVKGEVTIHYNKLQADPKQGKSLDIVLKKVKHRLVENMSSGTADALGLSRAILCNDGLVKRLEELERTAELYKGLTEHTKSLLRAFFELSQTHRAFGDVFSVIGVREPQPAASEAFVKFADAHRNIEKFGIRLLKTIKPMLTDLNTYLNKAIPDTRLTIKKYLDVKFEYLSYCLKVKEMDDEEYSCIALGEPLYRVSTGNYEYRLILRCRQEARTRFAKMRKDVLEKIELLDQKHVQDIVFQLQRFVSTMSKYYDDCYVVLRDADVFPIEVDLARTTLNYGQKDVYTDGAEEEEGGGGGEGEGSRKEDTNGEKLIDDA